One window of the Halobacillus litoralis genome contains the following:
- a CDS encoding alpha/beta hydrolase yields MKKLESVDDNATIVLVHGAFEHGGRYKELVERLRQDHFSVIYGDLPGQGVSEGKKGHIHSFKDYTNTIKSWVEQANPEKKVFIIGHSMGGLAVIRFMEEKQTKVDGVILSSPAVSILNKASKPLEAVSYLLNHITPSLRIKASQQPEIITRNPKKITEFNEDPLIIDKVSVRWYREFQKATRQAFLNIDKFPDVPLLVMQAEADYMVDARKTTEWFDKVASKEKSYKQWPGLYHEIFNEPEFEDVYRYTRSFIDNHLI; encoded by the coding sequence GTGAAGAAATTGGAATCTGTTGACGATAACGCTACCATCGTTCTCGTACACGGGGCCTTTGAACATGGTGGCAGATACAAGGAATTAGTGGAACGTTTACGTCAGGATCACTTTTCAGTCATATATGGAGACCTTCCCGGGCAAGGTGTTTCAGAAGGGAAGAAAGGACATATCCATTCTTTTAAGGATTACACCAATACAATCAAATCCTGGGTGGAGCAGGCAAATCCTGAAAAAAAGGTATTCATCATTGGCCATAGCATGGGAGGGTTGGCTGTGATTCGGTTCATGGAAGAAAAACAAACAAAAGTAGATGGAGTGATTCTGTCCTCACCAGCGGTTAGTATCTTGAATAAAGCAAGCAAACCTTTAGAGGCAGTCTCTTATCTCCTGAACCATATCACCCCTTCACTTAGAATCAAAGCATCTCAGCAGCCAGAAATCATAACAAGGAATCCTAAGAAGATTACGGAATTCAATGAGGATCCATTGATTATTGATAAAGTCTCTGTTCGGTGGTATCGTGAATTTCAAAAGGCGACACGTCAAGCATTTTTGAATATTGACAAATTCCCTGATGTCCCTCTGCTGGTCATGCAGGCAGAAGCGGATTACATGGTTGACGCTCGAAAAACTACAGAGTGGTTTGATAAAGTCGCTTCGAAAGAAAAGAGCTATAAACAGTGGCCGGGGCTTTATCACGAAATTTTTAATGAACCGGAATTTGAAGACGTTTATCGATATACACGGTCTTTTATCGATAATCATTTAATTTAA
- a CDS encoding tetraprenyl-beta-curcumene synthase family protein, which produces MYQVYKNIFPAVHQELERWIELAKAIPDEELRTQALASIEEKTFHCEGGAIYSVLAGNEAREAIRFIVAYQTISDYLDNLCDRSTSMDPEDFRMLHQSMADALTPTNETKDYYRYREEKNDGGYLHQLVKTCQDVLGKAEGYEMVGDYTLKLGSLYSDLQVHKHVIEEERIPRLQQWFEMHRKEWPELKWYEFSACTGSTLGIFCLVSYTLGGRIDHSLAAQVERSYFPFMQGLHILLDYYIDQDEDELEGDLNFCAYYEHEDQMKKRFKYFVERTHQEIKKLPDPAFHQMIHEGLVGMYLADRKVGKLQNAKSFVKDMLKSSGKKATFFYYNTKIYHRLKPGREL; this is translated from the coding sequence ATGTATCAAGTTTATAAAAATATTTTTCCTGCCGTTCATCAAGAACTTGAGCGATGGATTGAACTTGCAAAAGCTATACCAGATGAAGAGTTGAGAACTCAAGCACTTGCCAGCATTGAAGAAAAAACGTTCCATTGCGAAGGGGGAGCAATCTATTCCGTATTAGCAGGGAATGAAGCAAGAGAGGCGATTCGCTTCATAGTTGCTTACCAAACCATTAGTGATTATTTGGATAATCTCTGTGATCGTAGCACTTCAATGGATCCTGAGGATTTCAGAATGTTGCATCAATCTATGGCAGACGCTCTTACTCCAACTAATGAAACGAAAGATTACTACCGATATCGTGAGGAGAAGAATGATGGCGGATATTTACATCAACTAGTAAAGACTTGTCAAGATGTACTGGGGAAAGCTGAAGGGTATGAGATGGTGGGTGACTATACTTTGAAGCTAGGGTCCTTATACAGTGATCTGCAGGTACATAAGCATGTTATTGAAGAAGAGAGAATACCACGGCTTCAGCAATGGTTTGAAATGCATCGAAAAGAATGGCCGGAATTGAAATGGTATGAGTTTTCTGCCTGCACAGGGTCAACATTAGGCATCTTCTGTCTTGTTTCTTATACTTTGGGCGGAAGGATCGATCATTCATTAGCTGCTCAAGTGGAACGCAGCTATTTTCCATTCATGCAAGGGCTGCATATTTTATTGGATTACTATATTGATCAAGACGAAGATGAGTTGGAAGGTGATTTGAACTTCTGTGCTTATTATGAACATGAAGATCAAATGAAAAAACGTTTCAAGTATTTTGTTGAAAGGACACACCAAGAGATTAAGAAACTCCCTGATCCAGCTTTTCATCAAATGATTCACGAAGGCCTGGTCGGTATGTATTTGGCTGATCGTAAAGTCGGTAAACTCCAAAATGCTAAAAGTTTTGTAAAAGATATGTTGAAGTCGAGCGGGAAAAAAGCAACATTTTTTTATTACAATACAAAGATATATCATAGATTAAAGCCTGGACGAGAATTATAA
- a CDS encoding class I SAM-dependent methyltransferase, with product MILHRIVDYSHILMKQAVKNGDIVIDGTCGNGHDTLLLAELVGGGGHVYAFDIQSEAVRKTRDRLSAEKVLDQTTVIHDSHGKVEDYIPEKHKGNVQAAIFNLGYLPGSDKSVVTTPDETIASVTNVLSSLKKGGLVVLVVYHGHPGGSEEKDALLEYVTSLNQKEYHVLNYGFINQKRTPPFILAIEKH from the coding sequence ATGATTCTGCACCGGATTGTAGATTACTCGCACATCTTAATGAAGCAAGCTGTAAAAAATGGGGATATCGTCATTGACGGAACTTGCGGAAATGGTCATGATACCCTCCTTTTAGCTGAACTTGTCGGAGGGGGAGGGCACGTATATGCCTTTGATATCCAGAGTGAAGCAGTCCGAAAAACCAGAGATCGTTTATCAGCGGAAAAAGTACTCGACCAAACGACGGTTATTCATGACTCACACGGTAAGGTAGAAGATTACATACCAGAAAAACATAAGGGCAATGTTCAGGCAGCCATTTTCAATTTAGGATACCTTCCAGGCAGTGACAAAAGCGTTGTTACCACGCCTGATGAGACGATTGCATCTGTAACGAATGTCTTGTCTTCCTTGAAAAAGGGAGGATTGGTTGTGCTTGTAGTTTATCATGGGCATCCTGGTGGGAGTGAAGAAAAAGATGCTCTTTTAGAATATGTGACTTCGCTCAACCAAAAAGAATATCATGTCCTGAACTATGGGTTCATCAACCAGAAACGCACCCCTCCTTTTATTCTCGCAATTGAAAAACACTAA
- the leuS gene encoding leucine--tRNA ligase: protein MAFDHKTIEKKWQKHWLKEKTFQTDSYSDKKKFYALDMFPYPSGAGLHVGHPEGYTATDILSRMKRMQGYEVLHPIGWDAFGLPAEQYALDTGNDPEEFTKKNIDTFRRQIQELGFSYDWDREVNTTDPDYYKWTQWIFLKLYEKGLAYIDEVAVNWCPALGTVLANEEVIDGKSERGDHPVERRPMKQWMLKITAYADRLLDDLEDLDWPESIKDMQRNWIGKSEGAEVTFQIDEHNQSFNVFTTRPDTLFGATYAVLAPEHPLVDEIVAEEQKSEVEGYIEKAQNKSDLERTDLAKDKSGVFTGAYAVNPINGEKLPIWVADYVLMTYGSGAIMAVPAHDDRDYEFAQKFNLPIIPVVEGGNVEEEAYTGDGPHINSDFLNGLAKEEAITKSIEWLEDNGDGRKQTTYRLRDWLFSRQRYWGEPIPVIHWEDGSITPVEEKDLPIQLPKTTEIKPSGTGESPLANIEEWVNVVDPETGMKGRRETNTMPQWAGSCWYYLRYIDANNDEMFADYEALKKWLPVDVYIGGAEHAVLHLLYARFWHKVLYDAGVVPTKEPFQKLFNQGMILGENNEKMSKSKGNVVNPDDIVYSHGADTLRLYEMFMGPLDASVAWSTNGLDGARRFLDRVWRLFVTEGELSGAIQENSDDSTLEKVYHETVKKVSENFEELRFNTGISQMMVFINEGYKTDVLPKEYVEGFVKLLSPVAPHISEELWETLGHEETISYEPWPSFDESKLVEDEVEIVIQVMGKVRAKMMVNKEASKEDLEKQALENTNVQEWLEGKTVRKVIAVPGKLVNIVAN, encoded by the coding sequence ATGGCTTTTGATCATAAAACCATTGAGAAAAAATGGCAAAAGCATTGGCTGAAGGAAAAAACATTCCAAACAGACAGCTATTCGGACAAAAAGAAATTTTACGCACTGGATATGTTCCCTTACCCATCAGGGGCTGGCCTGCACGTTGGTCACCCTGAAGGTTATACAGCTACAGATATTTTGTCCCGTATGAAGCGGATGCAAGGCTACGAAGTTCTTCACCCGATAGGCTGGGATGCATTCGGTTTGCCAGCAGAACAATATGCATTAGATACAGGAAATGACCCTGAAGAATTCACCAAAAAAAATATCGATACATTCCGCCGTCAAATTCAGGAATTAGGCTTTTCCTATGATTGGGATCGAGAAGTGAACACGACGGATCCTGATTATTATAAATGGACGCAATGGATTTTCTTGAAGCTTTATGAAAAAGGTCTTGCGTACATTGATGAAGTAGCTGTCAATTGGTGCCCCGCATTGGGTACTGTGCTTGCCAATGAAGAAGTCATCGATGGCAAAAGTGAAAGAGGTGATCATCCGGTTGAACGCCGTCCAATGAAACAATGGATGCTTAAAATTACAGCCTACGCAGATCGTCTTCTTGATGATTTAGAGGATCTGGATTGGCCGGAGAGTATCAAGGATATGCAGCGGAATTGGATCGGTAAATCAGAAGGTGCTGAAGTAACATTCCAAATCGATGAGCATAATCAGTCTTTTAATGTTTTTACAACAAGACCGGACACGCTCTTTGGAGCGACTTATGCTGTATTAGCTCCAGAGCACCCACTTGTAGATGAGATTGTTGCCGAAGAGCAAAAATCTGAAGTAGAGGGTTACATTGAAAAAGCCCAGAACAAGAGTGACTTAGAACGTACCGATTTAGCTAAAGATAAGTCAGGTGTATTCACAGGAGCATATGCGGTCAATCCGATCAATGGAGAAAAGTTGCCGATTTGGGTAGCTGATTATGTATTGATGACTTATGGAAGTGGAGCCATCATGGCAGTACCCGCTCACGATGATAGGGATTATGAATTCGCTCAAAAGTTCAACCTTCCTATCATTCCAGTAGTCGAAGGAGGAAATGTTGAGGAAGAGGCATACACAGGTGACGGCCCTCATATCAACTCTGATTTCTTGAACGGTTTGGCAAAAGAAGAAGCGATCACCAAATCAATAGAATGGCTGGAAGACAATGGTGATGGGCGGAAACAAACCACTTACCGTCTCCGTGATTGGTTGTTCAGCCGGCAACGATATTGGGGTGAACCTATACCAGTCATCCATTGGGAAGATGGTTCCATCACACCAGTGGAAGAAAAAGATCTCCCTATACAACTTCCTAAAACAACGGAAATCAAGCCATCAGGTACAGGTGAATCCCCACTTGCCAATATAGAAGAATGGGTAAATGTCGTAGATCCAGAAACAGGTATGAAAGGACGAAGGGAAACGAATACCATGCCTCAATGGGCAGGGAGTTGCTGGTATTACCTTCGTTATATAGATGCAAATAACGATGAAATGTTCGCAGATTATGAAGCATTGAAAAAGTGGCTTCCAGTTGATGTATATATCGGCGGGGCGGAGCACGCGGTCCTTCACTTGCTATACGCCCGCTTCTGGCATAAAGTCCTTTATGATGCGGGAGTGGTACCGACCAAAGAGCCTTTCCAGAAGCTATTTAATCAAGGGATGATCTTGGGAGAAAACAATGAGAAAATGAGTAAATCAAAAGGGAACGTAGTGAATCCGGATGATATCGTTTATTCCCATGGAGCCGACACCTTGAGACTTTATGAGATGTTCATGGGACCATTGGATGCATCTGTAGCCTGGTCTACGAATGGTCTGGATGGGGCACGCCGCTTCCTTGATCGCGTTTGGAGACTGTTTGTTACGGAAGGTGAGTTATCAGGAGCTATACAAGAAAATAGTGATGACAGTACACTTGAAAAGGTGTATCACGAAACCGTTAAAAAGGTATCAGAGAATTTCGAGGAACTTCGTTTCAATACAGGAATTTCTCAGATGATGGTATTCATTAATGAAGGCTACAAAACGGATGTATTGCCTAAAGAATATGTGGAAGGGTTTGTAAAGCTGTTGTCTCCGGTTGCTCCACACATATCAGAAGAACTTTGGGAAACACTCGGTCACGAAGAAACCATCAGCTATGAACCATGGCCTTCTTTTGACGAGTCTAAACTAGTTGAAGATGAAGTTGAAATCGTCATTCAAGTCATGGGGAAAGTGAGAGCGAAGATGATGGTCAACAAAGAAGCCTCTAAAGAAGACCTTGAGAAACAAGCATTAGAAAATACAAATGTTCAAGAATGGTTAGAAGGTAAAACAGTAAGAAAAGTGATTGCCGTTCCTGGAAAGCTAGTGAATATCGTAGCAAACTGA
- a CDS encoding rhodanese-like domain-containing protein — translation MSHIEEITPQEVEKRIGRKEDFTVIDVREDDEVAQGMVPTAKHIRLSDVPQSVDQLPKDKEYVMICRSGRRSMNAAEFMNENGFSNVKNMEGGMLGWNGELVF, via the coding sequence GTGAGCCATATAGAAGAAATCACTCCGCAAGAAGTAGAGAAGAGAATCGGACGAAAAGAAGATTTTACAGTTATAGATGTAAGGGAAGATGATGAAGTAGCACAAGGGATGGTACCTACGGCTAAACATATCCGCCTGAGTGATGTCCCGCAATCGGTTGATCAACTGCCTAAGGATAAGGAATATGTCATGATTTGCCGGTCTGGTAGGAGAAGCATGAATGCAGCAGAATTCATGAATGAAAATGGTTTTTCTAATGTTAAGAATATGGAAGGCGGAATGTTGGGCTGGAACGGAGAACTCGTCTTCTAG
- a CDS encoding rhodanese-like domain-containing protein — translation MEILYGCAVILIMMAAYQINQRFFLKPYQRQRSTEDEFCVIDIRDYISAHRSPYPGAENIPLSYLRRTLNDRFDCPKKILVVSDDKRGAKMAAKLIRKKQHKPVYYIQSNG, via the coding sequence ATGGAAATTTTATACGGGTGTGCCGTCATTTTAATCATGATGGCTGCCTATCAAATCAACCAGAGATTTTTCTTGAAGCCATATCAACGGCAGAGGTCTACAGAAGATGAATTCTGTGTCATCGATATAAGAGATTATATCAGTGCACATCGTTCCCCATATCCAGGTGCAGAGAATATTCCTCTGAGCTATTTAAGAAGAACTCTGAACGATCGTTTTGATTGTCCCAAGAAAATTTTGGTAGTGTCCGATGATAAACGCGGAGCGAAAATGGCTGCAAAATTAATTAGAAAAAAACAACACAAACCTGTCTATTATATTCAATCCAATGGATGA
- a CDS encoding NAD(P)/FAD-dependent oxidoreductase, with product MTYQVTVIGGGPSGLMAAIAAAEQGARTLLIDKGKKLGTKLTISGGGRCNVTNRLPEEEVIKHIPGNGKFLFSPFSVFNNYDIIDFFENLGVALKEEDHGRMFPVSNKAKDVVQALLKRMDELNIEVRKETPVEAIHYGEGKDQHQIILRSQEKLYTQSIVLAVGGKAVPHTGSTGDGYAWAKKAGHTITKLFPTEVPLLSKEAVIKEKTLQGLSLRDVDVSVLNQKEKRIVTHRMDMLFTHFGLSGPAILRCSQYAVKEFMKGHCPVTIEIDALPDEKEGSLFQRFQQDTKDQPKKAFRNVTKGIVPERFLDYILEQAGISNEEKAANISNQQLRKFTHLIKKFQVKVHDSQPIEKAFVTGGGVSIKEIVPNTMQSKLMHGLYFCGEILDIHGYTGGYNITSAMVTGRVAGMHAAWESLG from the coding sequence ATGACTTATCAAGTAACTGTCATCGGTGGCGGCCCGTCAGGACTGATGGCGGCAATAGCTGCTGCAGAACAAGGTGCCCGCACACTATTAATCGACAAAGGAAAAAAATTAGGTACGAAGTTAACCATTTCAGGAGGAGGACGGTGTAATGTTACCAACCGCCTACCGGAAGAAGAGGTAATCAAACACATTCCGGGAAACGGAAAGTTTTTATTCAGTCCTTTCTCCGTATTTAATAATTATGATATTATCGATTTCTTTGAAAATCTGGGTGTTGCCTTGAAAGAGGAAGACCATGGCCGTATGTTCCCTGTAAGCAACAAAGCAAAAGATGTTGTGCAAGCACTTTTGAAACGAATGGATGAATTGAATATAGAGGTTCGTAAAGAGACTCCGGTCGAAGCTATTCACTATGGGGAAGGCAAAGACCAGCACCAAATCATCCTAAGATCCCAAGAGAAACTTTATACTCAGTCCATAGTATTAGCTGTAGGAGGAAAAGCAGTCCCCCATACCGGATCCACAGGGGATGGTTATGCTTGGGCGAAGAAAGCCGGCCACACGATTACAAAACTGTTTCCGACGGAAGTACCCCTCTTGTCGAAAGAAGCTGTAATTAAAGAAAAGACACTGCAAGGCTTGTCTTTACGGGATGTCGATGTCTCTGTACTTAACCAAAAGGAAAAGCGGATTGTCACTCATAGAATGGACATGTTGTTTACTCACTTCGGCTTATCCGGACCCGCTATCCTTCGGTGTTCCCAGTATGCCGTCAAAGAATTCATGAAGGGTCACTGCCCAGTCACAATTGAAATTGACGCATTACCGGACGAGAAAGAGGGATCCCTGTTCCAAAGATTTCAACAGGATACAAAGGATCAACCAAAAAAAGCATTTCGCAATGTAACCAAAGGAATCGTTCCGGAAAGATTTCTCGATTATATTTTAGAACAAGCTGGTATAAGTAACGAAGAAAAAGCCGCTAATATCTCAAATCAACAATTACGTAAGTTCACGCACTTAATAAAAAAATTTCAAGTGAAGGTACATGATTCACAACCAATTGAAAAGGCATTTGTCACAGGAGGCGGTGTATCGATCAAAGAAATTGTGCCAAATACAATGCAATCAAAGTTGATGCATGGTTTATATTTTTGCGGAGAAATCTTAGATATTCATGGTTATACGGGAGGTTATAACATTACTTCTGCCATGGTAACAGGAAGAGTTGCCGGCATGCATGCGGCCTGGGAATCCCTGGGATGA
- a CDS encoding putative polysaccharide biosynthesis protein: MSKILKGTILLTAGTFLSKFLGMIYTVPFENMVGTEGTDLFSIAYVPYSILLSLSSMGVPVAVSKFVSKYNSLGDYETGRRMLKAGMTLMSITGVLAFLMLFFSAEQVALLTVGDESERLSQATMVIQMVSFALLVIPPMSITRGFFQGNESMAPTAVSQVVEQIVRIVFLLVSVFVIVQVLQGPIPKAIGFATFAAFIGGIASCIVLYVYWKKRKPFLDQQLHAQEYTYGLSNKDMFKELFTYAGPFILVGIATPLYQLVDQFTLEKAIKASGLDYNNAFSIINFLSHKLIMIPVTLGLGLSLALLPAITQSFTKNEMNRLNHQINQALQIVALLIIPAVVGLSVVAIEAYATFYGVDEVTYRGNLLRWYAPVGLFLALYTVTSSILQGINKQNFAVVSLGTGIILKITLNWWLIQMFGAKGAIIATGIGVAAAVILNFWRIFTSIEFDYKPLFKRTLLVLILTTIMAITVILVKWIFGLFLEPAANRIDALVVLVFSIGIGGLVYMWLTYQTTLLEHILGGRVRVLDKFLKRR, from the coding sequence ATGTCGAAGATTCTTAAAGGTACCATTTTATTGACAGCAGGAACATTCTTATCAAAATTTTTAGGAATGATTTATACGGTTCCGTTTGAAAATATGGTAGGTACGGAAGGAACAGATTTGTTTTCCATTGCTTATGTCCCTTATAGTATACTTCTTAGTCTATCAAGTATGGGAGTGCCTGTTGCAGTTTCTAAATTTGTATCGAAATATAATTCGCTAGGGGATTATGAAACAGGACGCAGGATGCTGAAGGCCGGGATGACTTTGATGTCTATCACTGGTGTGCTGGCCTTCTTAATGTTGTTCTTCTCAGCGGAACAGGTCGCTTTATTGACGGTCGGCGATGAATCTGAGCGGTTGAGTCAAGCCACGATGGTCATACAGATGGTCAGTTTCGCCTTACTTGTCATACCTCCTATGAGTATAACAAGAGGTTTCTTCCAGGGTAATGAATCAATGGCACCCACAGCTGTCTCCCAAGTTGTCGAGCAAATCGTGAGAATTGTATTTCTGCTCGTGTCAGTATTCGTTATTGTACAAGTATTACAAGGACCCATTCCAAAAGCAATCGGTTTTGCGACCTTCGCTGCTTTTATTGGCGGAATTGCTTCATGTATTGTTCTATATGTTTACTGGAAAAAACGCAAACCATTTTTGGATCAACAATTACATGCCCAGGAATACACTTATGGTTTATCCAATAAAGACATGTTTAAAGAGCTATTTACGTATGCCGGTCCATTTATTCTGGTGGGGATTGCAACACCCCTTTACCAACTTGTCGATCAGTTCACATTAGAAAAAGCCATCAAGGCGTCAGGACTTGATTATAACAATGCTTTTTCAATCATTAATTTCTTGAGCCACAAGCTTATTATGATACCTGTCACTTTGGGGCTAGGGTTATCCTTAGCATTGCTCCCAGCTATCACGCAGTCCTTTACAAAAAATGAAATGAACCGCCTGAATCATCAAATTAACCAGGCCTTACAAATCGTGGCCTTGTTGATTATCCCAGCTGTTGTGGGGCTTTCTGTCGTAGCGATAGAGGCGTATGCGACCTTTTATGGAGTAGATGAGGTCACTTACCGGGGAAATCTCCTGCGCTGGTACGCGCCAGTCGGCTTATTCCTTGCATTATATACTGTAACATCTTCGATTTTGCAAGGAATCAACAAGCAAAATTTTGCAGTGGTAAGCCTAGGTACTGGAATCATCTTAAAGATAACCCTGAACTGGTGGTTGATTCAAATGTTTGGGGCAAAAGGGGCCATCATCGCTACTGGGATTGGTGTAGCTGCAGCTGTAATCTTGAACTTCTGGAGAATCTTCACATCCATTGAGTTCGACTACAAACCATTGTTCAAACGAACTTTGCTCGTTCTAATTTTGACTACAATAATGGCAATCACTGTCATCCTTGTAAAATGGATATTCGGCTTATTCCTTGAGCCAGCAGCCAACAGGATAGATGCTTTGGTCGTACTAGTGTTCAGTATAGGTATAGGTGGGCTTGTTTATATGTGGCTCACTTATCAGACCACCTTATTGGAACACATTTTAGGCGGCCGAGTAAGAGTACTTGATAAATTTCTGAAACGTAGATAA